The Candidatus Thorarchaeota archaeon genome includes a window with the following:
- a CDS encoding DUF424 family protein, translated as MTMEVYMRVRETIDHYMVAMCDKALLNKTLIKGDLEFTVSEEFYGDKLVHIEECLKHLEKATIANMVGKTTVDAAIEAGMVHKDAVVDIQGHPHAQWVEL; from the coding sequence ATGACGATGGAGGTTTATATGCGGGTCCGCGAGACCATCGATCATTACATGGTCGCCATGTGTGACAAGGCCCTGCTGAATAAGACATTGATTAAAGGAGACCTTGAATTCACGGTCAGCGAGGAGTTTTACGGCGACAAACTGGTCCACATCGAAGAGTGTCTTAAGCATCTTGAGAAAGCCACCATTGCAAACATGGTAGGGAAAACCACTGTTGATGCTGCTATCGAAGCGGGAATGGTTCACAAAGATGCGGTCGTAGATATTCAGGGTCACCCACATGCTCAATGGGTAGAGTTGTAA
- a CDS encoding translation initiation factor IF-2 subunit beta, which produces MEEYDSLLKRGRSQVPKDAFDKSGERFQVPDVQLIVQGNRTIWQNFQEIVDVLNRPGKEVLKYVSGQLATAGTIEGGNAIFNGKFYSHNVQDVLEEYIQDYVICPVCGRPDTHMEKEKNAYYLRCSACGARTSIRPV; this is translated from the coding sequence ATGGAAGAATATGATAGCCTCCTGAAACGAGGACGGTCTCAGGTCCCTAAAGATGCATTTGACAAATCTGGCGAACGTTTCCAAGTGCCGGATGTTCAGCTAATAGTCCAAGGTAATAGGACTATCTGGCAAAATTTCCAAGAAATAGTAGATGTCTTGAATCGTCCTGGAAAGGAGGTACTGAAATATGTATCTGGCCAGCTAGCTACCGCAGGGACGATTGAAGGTGGAAATGCCATTTTCAATGGAAAATTTTACTCGCATAATGTGCAAGATGTACTGGAAGAGTACATCCAAGATTACGTAATATGTCCTGTATGTGGCAGACCTGATACTCACATGGAGAAAGAGAAAAACGCCTACTACTTGCGCTGTTCAGCATGCGGAGCACGTACATCAATTCGACCTGTTTGA